From Halapricum desulfuricans, a single genomic window includes:
- a CDS encoding DUF7346 family protein, which translates to MRLVSDGEQCYVLQRSNGEICRLRELSEGTTTARPCSDLTPISPAEFVEARDADIDVSGPRERSERAVALAAELAVAGPTSARALLDRFDACESDIHGATTELRAAGLIEPTTVHGERGYRATEQVSDALF; encoded by the coding sequence ATGCGGCTGGTCAGCGACGGCGAGCAGTGTTACGTCCTGCAGCGTTCGAACGGCGAGATCTGCCGACTGCGGGAGCTGTCCGAGGGAACGACGACGGCCCGGCCGTGTTCGGACCTCACGCCGATCAGCCCGGCCGAATTTGTCGAGGCGCGTGACGCGGATATCGACGTTTCAGGCCCACGAGAGCGATCCGAGCGGGCCGTTGCGCTCGCTGCCGAGCTTGCGGTTGCCGGGCCGACCTCCGCACGGGCACTGCTCGATCGGTTCGATGCCTGTGAGAGCGACATCCACGGGGCGACGACAGAACTCCGGGCGGCTGGACTGATCGAGCCGACGACCGTCCACGGGGAGCGCGGCTACCGGGCTACCGAGCAGGTCAGCGACGCGCTATTTTAG